The window CATACGGAAAAAGGAATCTCACCCATGGCCACCCCTGCTCCCGCCAAGCGCGGCAAGAAGCCCCGCGCAGCAGCCCCCGCCGCCAGTGCGACGACCGGTCAGGTACAATCATTGACCCGTGGCCTGAAACTGTTGGAATACATTTCGGAAGCCCAGGGCAACGTGGCGCTGACCGATCTGGCCCAGCAGGCCGGCCTGCCGAACTCCACCACTCACCGCCTGCTCACCACCATGCAGCAGCAGGGATTCGTGCGCCAGGTCGGCGATCTCGGCCTGTGGACTATCGGCTCGCACGCTTTTGTGGTCGGCAGCAGCTTCCTGCAAAGCCGCAACCTGCTGGCGATGGTGCATCCGACGCTGCGCCGCCTGATGGAAGAGTCCGGCGAAACCGTCAACCTGGCGGTGCTGGATACCAGCGAGTACCAAGCGATCATCATCGATCAGGTGCAGTGTACGGCGCTGATGCGCATGTCGGCGCCGATCGGCGGCAAACTGCCGATGCACGCCTCCGGCGCCGGCAAAGCGTTCCTCGCCACCCTGCCGGACGATCAGGTGACCAAACTGTTGCACAAGAAAGGCATGCACACCTACACGCCGCACACCCTGACGCCACACAACCTGAAAGAGGGGCTGGCGCAGATCCGCAAACAGGGCTTCTCCTTTGACGACGAAGAGCACGCGCTCGGCCTGCGCTGCGTGGCGGCCTGCATCTTCGACGAGCACCGCGA of the Serratia marcescens subsp. marcescens ATCC 13880 genome contains:
- the iclR gene encoding glyoxylate bypass operon transcriptional repressor IclR — encoded protein: MATPAPAKRGKKPRAAAPAASATTGQVQSLTRGLKLLEYISEAQGNVALTDLAQQAGLPNSTTHRLLTTMQQQGFVRQVGDLGLWTIGSHAFVVGSSFLQSRNLLAMVHPTLRRLMEESGETVNLAVLDTSEYQAIIIDQVQCTALMRMSAPIGGKLPMHASGAGKAFLATLPDDQVTKLLHKKGMHTYTPHTLTPHNLKEGLAQIRKQGFSFDDEEHALGLRCVAACIFDEHREAFAAISISGPVSRITDDRVIELGALVIHAAKEISLAYGGVR